cactatctctggataacttttGATTCACTACACGTTTGTGTCGTTTACATTGTATACACTTACGTGCCGATTTCCAACATAACAtcgaagtcttacttaccgcctACAACTCATGACCCACTTGGGACTATTCAAcgaaatccagcgttaaacaaacacacactcaaATCTCCGCTGCTACCCCAGATCAACAacctatatccattgttttccatCAGGCTGGCTTACTTGGAAAGCTCAACAAGGCGTTCTTCTCCTTGCATTCAAATACACAATTCATCTTtcatgccattgttgagtcttgatataaaacaaagcgtAAAGTGATGCCTGTGACTTCTCATAGTTCTCGCTCTCACGCTGATTGACGTGTGGGTGTGCTTTTCCAGCGGATGTGCCCATAAAAGATACTATTGTCATTCGAAGACAGCTTATCTTGTTCTTATTTTCAGTGAGCGTTTGGAGGACTGCAGTAGAAAGTTGATCCAAGAGAACGGTTTGAATGCAGGGTTGGCATTCCCTACTGGCTGCTCGCTGAATAACTGTGCTGCTCActacacaccaaacgcaggaGACCCTACTGTCCTACAGTATGATGACGTATGCAAGATCGATTTCGGCACACACATTAATGGTATGacacataaaaattaaaacatagtTTTTGCCCACTCTAACCCATACACCCATTTTGGCTGTATCCAAAATTGCCCAATATAAGTtggtattatatatatatatatatatatatatatacagtgcatgttttttttggggggggggttaagATGTTCAAGGTTTATACACAAAGCAAACACATCCTGTCtgctttttcattttttttattgcttaaAAGCTGATAAACATTTTGCAGTAGTTTATAGTCTCCTTTTTTGGCAAGCATTAACTCTGGCAGCCGTAAAATGTACGGACCTCAACtgatttaaaaagcttaattGAACAGTAATATGAAATAAGTTGTAAAACTGAATTCCAAACCATATTAACTGCTGTATGTGTATGTTCAGGCAGGATTATTGACTGTGCCTTTACCGTAACCTTCAACCCAAAGTTTGATCGCTTGCTTGAGGCTGTGAGAGATGCTACCAACACCGGCATCAAGGTGAGCCATCGTATGAACTTCCAGGACTTGCATGTCAATGTTGTAATGTTGTCATGTGCAGAAGTAAAATGTCTCTTTCCACAGTGTGCAGGTATAGATGTACGTCTTTGTGATGTCGGAGAATCGATACAGGAAGTTATGGAGTCATACGAGGTTGAAATAGATGGGAAAACATACCAAGGTAATGGACACAAAAACACTTGTTGGTGTTTGAGACAATGTCACTGTTGCATCTTTATtgtatattttgtgtgtttccTCACAGTCAAACCTATCCGGAATCTGAACGGACACTCTATTGGTCAGTATCGGATACATGCGGGTAAAACGGTGCCTATAGTGAAGGGAGGAGAAGCCACCAGGATGGaggtgtgtatttatttaatatgttgttaatgttatctcattttcatttaatcatttatgTAAGTTGAAGTGCAGATAAGCTTTTAGTTATTAATGATAATGATATATGTTATACGCTAGTTAGTAATAAACGTATTTTTACCATCAAATAattcattttgttttgtttattttgtatttcaTGCAGTAAATGTAATAATAGGGCTAAGCTGGACCAATACAGTCAGGACTTGAGTTAGACCAATACAGTACTAAATAAAATGAGAATTATAAATATTACACATGTgactctggaccacaaaaccaatcataagtcgcacaggtacagacttgttgttttagaagtgttAATGtccatacatatttatttttcaatctatttaattaagatacaaacagaaaatacaggaaatatggacaaaaaaaaaatgtcgtctttaggcatcgtctgtgtgacctctcttggcactaaacacatcttgagcattttgcagaatgaagtaaagagactaatttctttaaaattagaaattagaatttaattttatttaggtttaagagatcctgaagtttctgctattgctcaagtagAAGGGGAGTTTACGCTAAAAACTTGaaacatcagtttacatttttatacagtttttaatacaatatacacatttcctgtattttctggatgtattctattctaagaaacaattatatatgatcactataacattgcaaaaacaacaaatctaattctggcatggtggcctaagacttttacacagtactgtatatttgtagcattagccaacaatacattgtatggggcaaaattataaattatttatgccAAAAATGAGATCATGTTCTTACCATAcatataatgtatttatttaaaaaactatgtttatttaaaaatatatttatcattagtaatatgtgttgctaaagaCTTTAAAGGCGAGTTTCTCAATATTTCGATTTTTTTGAacccagattttcaaatagttttatctcagccaaatattgtcctatcctcaCCATACAATGAGAAAgcttgactggttttgtggtttaGGGTCACATATAATATTACAATTACATATCATTTTTATTGTTAGATTCAtgtaaaacacaacaaaattgGAAGTTGTGAGAATTGGGTTTGGTTTAAATAAGATTATACTTTATCTAAAATATTATCTTATGCTTCTCATAACAAAACATTATGTAAAGACCGCAATATCCTATTTTTTTTGGACAGTAccatattttaacatatttaattatgTCCAGGAGGGGGAGGTGTACGCCATTGAAACATTTGGCAGCACTGGTAAGGGTGCGGTGCACGATGACATGGACTGCTCCCATTACATGAAGAACTTTAATGTTGGACATGTGCCAATCAGGTGAGGGAGTTTTTTACTCAGTCAATAAAAGCTTTATGGAGCCCTTTATTCAATTTAGCTCCAGTTACTCATTTCTAAAGAATTGTTTTACCACTTTAAAAGAGATGGttcacacaaaacaaaacatcatTTACTCACATTCATTTTGTTCCAGTACTGTATGAAAAAAAACTCTGAAAACATTTCAATGTCTAACAACTTAGATTTCAGTTTCAGCATGATATTACATGGCTTTGAGACTTCTGAAAAGCCACAGACCCAATTACTTTAACTATATGCAATATGAGTGACGTTTTGCTTAACATTTTACACATTTGACAGACGTTTATATCCAAACTATGCATTCAagcttaaatgttttatcagaACCAAAGATcattgcactgctaatgcaatgctttaccaatttAGCTGCAGAAACACTTAGTTTCCTGTTAACGGAAGAAAGTCCAGATTTGGAATGACAGGAAGGAAAATACAGAAtactatattaaaaaaaatttttaattgtaaaaataCAATGAAACATTCTGTAACCCCTCTGTAGGCTGCCCAGAGCAAAGCACCTGCTCAACGTGGTAAATGAGAACTTCGGGACTTTGGCATTCTGTCGACGCTGGCTTGACCGATTGGGAGAAAGCAAGTACCTGATGGCCCTGAAAAACCTGTGTGACCTGGGCATCATCGACCCCTATCCCCCTCTGTGTGACACCAAGGGCTCATACACAGCACAGTTCGAACATACCATCCTGCTCAGACCCACGTGCAAGGAAGTTGTGAGCCGTGGAGACGATTACTGAAATGCACACGTGCATACACTCCAGTTTTGCGCaaaaaaaacatacacagacacTTGAATATAATAAACTGTATAAAGTAGAACTGAACTGTTGTTAAAataatagtttacccaaaaatgtaGTTTTCCTTGTCAATGTGTAGAGATGGATGTTTAGCTATAGCGAAAGTGAAAATCAGGAACTGTTGAGCTCCAAAAGAACAGAACCGATGTGTGGGGTACCATCGATGGTGCTCAGTCCGCATTATTGGCAGGGTTTTGCATTTGTGAACGTAATTTTACAAAAGTAGGATTTGATTATAGAGCagcaccaaaaaaaaaattatggtttgagttgagggtggggggtttctttgattaaaaagttaatACAAGATCACCatactttgtgaaatcacagcgacTGGGCGTACTTACCGGCAAACAAGGGTACTTTAATGCTTAGAGATTAGCGAGGGAGTGCTGcttcatgtttgtttttttggtttaaatatattaaaccTATTTTAGCCTTACGCTGCTCAGTCTACCTATTAAAagtagaaaaaaaaatctatttcatTAATAGCTTAGACAAAATCATATTTTGCTCTTGTCTGGGGGGGCAATGCCCCCCCTGCCCCCTCAAATTTCcataatttaagaaaaatactaCTTAAATTTCAGTCTGATTCCCACATAAATTGACATACTGTGCAAATTTCATATGGACCACTTGTCCATAgtcaccattcactttcattatATGCAAAAGAGCACTCCAGAAATTCAGCTAAACATTATTTACAGTGGAATGTGTTGTGGGTTCAGAGCagcatttttgggtgaactgttatTTTAAGGGAATGTAACCGCACAGCATATATTCAGCATGAAATACTATGCATACTGTAGGTACAAGCCAGTGCCCAAATGAAACATCTATTTTCAAAGTAAAGAGATAAAGACTTTATACTCATTTGtactctgtgtagtaaatgagACTATGGGTGCTTAACTTTACACACTGCTGAAGGGCTTttgcaaaaaagaaaagaaacccGTCAggaaataactgataatatgcACAGCTTTGATATTTGTATCATATCAAATGAGCTATCTCATATAGTACCTGTATTACATTTTGAACTTTTaggtttttttaataaaacatatttaaaatgcaccatattatttttgtgtgatttatAGTTATGTACAGGCTTAATTTATCAtcatatatataattatatatttttggtgGACTCTTTATCCAACGCACCTATCCGGAACTAACAGGTGTGCGACATTGTTCTTctattgattattttatcattataaaaataaaacattttataaaaataaaaaataaatttgtgctAGTTCAGCTGCTTGCAGAAATTCTgaaacaaatatattttcagtattttttgttgttgttgtgacATCATAATAATGAAATTCCTGCTCCGAATATCAAGTTCATATTGAATGGAACTGGGAGTGTACGGTGGGATGGCTATAAACAACAATTTAAAAATGCCTTTACAAATTTCTGTACAAAAAAATTGTTCTGCTAgttttaaaggtacagtaagttttttttgtggcatctagtggtaagattgcgaattgcaaccaaccttaATTTCGAAACGCAGATGTaactgccacaggacaaacatttcTTCATCTGAGACGAAGGAAACTAGGACAGAAACGCACTcttgtagaacagtttgtccatttagggatACAGTAAAAACATGacgcgacttccatgtaaggggacctgcggtgtatatagataaaaactgaaaattctaaGGTAAAAAgtacaatacagttcattatgtaaggtctttatacaccactgataatatagttatgtatattatattgcatttctgtcaagagatcctcctaaaagttacacattgcacctttaacctACTAAGACCTGGATGGCCACATGCATCACATTTTCTTGTTGTTTGGACCATAATactctgtgtaactggaacctgctGAACACAAACATAGAGAATAACACTGCTTTGTATTcatagaaaaatatttggttacaatatttattggttcttcctatcccaaaatagctggaagaaatctgaaaaaaaaaagacataCCAAAGCTCACAATGAATTTGCGCTGATTGGATAAAAAAATGAGGCCTGATAAAACAAATTTCTTGTAAATGATCTCTTAAAAATAGCAGTGTTTGCCTTTATACCAGATTTATGTTAATGTATACATTTCACCCATCCAGACCGATTATGAAGACAATCTTTGAAACGTTAAAGGTCCcatgtgtagatttttagcgaCATCTAGCTGTGAGAATGTGAAATGCATAGCTCACCTCTACGTTTCGAAACGCATattgaagctacggtagctgccacagtaCATACACTTCATCGTCTGAGACAGTGTTGTGACAAAACGCGCTCCATAAAATGGTTTGTctatttagggctactgtagaaacatgactgTGAATTCCATGTAAAGGGAcccgtggtgtatgtagataaaaaaatggctcatttaaaggtaattaaaacaatagttaattttgtaaggtctttatacaacaatgacaatatagttatgtatattatattgcatttctgtcaagagatccttcttaaagttacacagtgcacctttaaaggaaaCAGCCAACaataggtttaaaaaaatgcaaaaatattctTTTATTGAGGTAAATTTCTCTATGAATTGAGGTATCAGTTTGCATAGTTGTACGTGTATACGTGCTTGAAAGTGGAGGAAAATGGATTGGAACAACAAGACAAACGAACATAAATTTAAACTTTGTAAGATGCAagtaggtgtgtgtgtgtcacagaAATGCCTCAAACAAAAATAGCACATACGCACTAAAATGGGGAAAGTATACAACGTACACTTTATGTCTTCTGCTGGTGAAAACACATTTGACATTTTCCTGTAAAATAGAAAAAGCTTGTACCCTAATACCAGGTATAAAACTACATTTGAATAAGTTGACAGAAAAAATCCTGCATTTTTAAAAATCGTATTTAAAATTGGGTTGACATTTCAGGGCACTTAAAAAAAGACACATAAAGATCTGACAATCGAAATGTAGTTACCGTGATATGAAGATAGCTTCCCTATTTATCTGTTTCTGACTCAATTGATCATACTGATATTTCAAGGCTCTGTACACATATAAAACTCTCAAGTTTGGTTCACGGACAACATTTagtatttacacacacacacacacagagacacacacacacacacacacacacacacacacacacagaggagAGATGCAATAATGCTTGTGGCTTGGACCGATATTACTTTCTTCATACATacacagacaaaaaaaaaaaaaaacgctgccTACCCAAATCTGTCAGTTGTATAACTTTAAGGCATGAGTGTTTGTATGACAAAAGCACACTTTACCAACGCTGTACACTAGAATGAAAAGGAGACATGTGCTAACCATCTCAAAATCTATATCAACAGAATGTACAAAACAAATACAGTTTCTGGGGCTGACGGGCTGCTCAGCAGGGGTCAGAGGTCACTGGCTTTGTTTTTGTCCTGAGAGTTTCGCTGTGTATAGAAGAGAATGTAGGCCTGGGCCTTACACACTTCCTCCACGGCACACACGCTCAGTTTAGAGTCATTACAGTGGACCCAAAACCCTGAGGAGAAAGAGGATAAGATGCATTTAATTAGTGTGAAGTTCATGATTTCAGTAAGAGAAACTCAAGTAAAAGTCTCATAACCTAATCATGAGCATCCATGTTTGATTTCAGTCAATTTATGGATTCAATTTAAAACCTGCAAATAACCTATTGACAGCATACAGTAATTTGAATTATAGATGAACAGCGTTTTACCTCCTTCTGTATTATAACAAAAGGCAGTGTAATGGCCAGAGCCAAATCCCTTCCCATGATGCATCACCACAGCAGAGAGCTGGTAGAGAAAGTGTTGAGTGTGGGGCGAATTGCTGGAGTCCTTGCAACAGTACGGTTCCATGTTTAGCTCCTGCTCGAACTGAACGTGAACGCCGATCTTCTCCCTGTGGTTTCGCCCAGACCACCTAAACACAcgcaaaaatgttttattaaacttatagtttagtcaaaaactgacATGTACATTGAAGATGTAAATCATGGGTAATTTTCAGTACCTGAAGCGTTTGAGGTGCAGTCTGAGAACCTGAGGCAGTTTGTGGACCATGAGCTGTTTCTGTGCTTCAGTTAAGACAACCTGCTTTGAACAAAATCGCCGCCGCTTGCCTTAAAGAAACAATGAGAAAGATTTCATTTTTAAAGGATGCGTTTAATTCGAGttgttttgtcttttaaatgattACTCCACTTTATAAAAAATCATGATAATTTACTCccgtcatccaagatgtttatgtctttcctTCTTCAGTTGAAAagaaattaaagggacactctgtcttaggggctgtttacacttggtattaagatgtgttttcatcgatcggatcacaagtggacgagagagacacattacgtttacacctggtatttaaatccgtctcttttgtccactttcgaccgcttctgtcctgaatactgtgaggggacggtccgtgagacggtgggcgagtctctctgctgtcattcaaatgcgagcgggagtaattatgagtttatatggacgcaaactaatattatatcggagtccactgcttgtttagcaagtatacatactgcacagtgttttgtacgtttatatgttggagctttctctgaattttcagcccaattgatgaaataggatcgcgcaactttcacgctttcaaaacgaaactacggagaacacccgcagtagttttatcaatgaaaggctaaaaatagcgctgttcaccgtatatTCACGCCAGAagaaaaaaagacgtaaaacttgtgtttaatacctcagattagataaatgggcggagagaagacggtcgcgtgtggctgttcgaacacattcaaccacatttgcgttccgcaactccaaagtgatccgatcgaaagtggtttcgactacctctggatgtggttgaaagtggtcgaaagtggacgcgttcaaaacgttttgaacaccgtttacacctgtcattaacgtcgtccacttgtgatccgatcgacgaaaacgcatgttaatgccaagtgtaaacagcctcttagtacacgatgtaactacagaagagtcaggTTTTAACTACAAAaattttgtaaacttttttaAGCGCAATGCTAAATGCCaggttcaatggattatgctaagctatgcttaaagtggTGCCGCTAGATTGCTaggatcagctgaatggattccaaaacgataaaaatcaaatgtttaactctagggaaactggaaaatgagcatattttcaaaaaagtggaatgtccctttaatgttttctcCACATATCAGACCTCAACGGTTTGCAGTTTTAATGCGGCTTTAAAGGGCTCTTAATGATTCCAACctaggcataagggtcttttcTAGCAAAACGATCATCATTTTCGAATAAAAAGCacttattttagttttaaagaCAACAACTCGTCTTGCACTCaccgtgtgatgcgccagcatGACCTTTCGACACGATTACATAATACataaggtcacgctggcgcatcacatggCTACAACATGAGAAGTTAACGAAAATGATGATCGTTTTGCAAGATAAGACGTTTGTGATGCCccagcgtgaccttacgtattatgtaatcacgtcgaaaggtcaagCATGACGTATGCAGtatttacaagtgtggagaaagagtgACGTtatgacgttgttgtatgtggaatgatactaatatATGTCTTTGTGTCGCtagtgtgcgtttcacatatgtaacgtaaatactagggctgggcaaaaaaatcgattttccaattaatcgtttttttaaaacgtggtctaataaaaatcgattctcaaagagcagaatcgattttttttctttcatatttatttccacaaacattgaacgtaagattaactttaatctaattactagtgtTCTTCAAcgttagtgttgtggcttttaattttttattaattacccacttgtaaactgctgttcactgttcttttttattaataaaagtatttgtattaagtctatattcattgagttgaatcgagaatcgagtataaaaacctacccgagaaccagaatcgaaaattaaatcgagaatcggaatcgaatcgatttgatagcttgtgaatcgaaatcgaatcgatctggaacatctgaatcgatacccagccctagtaaaTACATAATATGTAAGGTCGCGCTGCACGTCAAAAACGGcgagacgagaagttgtgggttaaaagtactttttttggcaaaaatgacGATCGTTTCGTAGTAAGACCCTTATGCCATGCTTGGGAATGTTTACAACCCTTtaaagctgcgttgaaactgtgTTGAGGTCCACTGAAGTCCAGTGCTTTcctaaaaaatcttaatttcttctcgactgaacaaagaaagacatcaacatctttaactctttcaccgccagcgtttttaaaaaaagttgccagccagcgccagcgtttttcatgattttcaccaaagtttaatgccttccagaaaatgttcttctttaaatatataaacttacaatataccaaatgaaagaacagaccctctgctttcaaacaaaaaaaaaccgtttcatcctacctttagtggttcttttgcaatcagcttttgaatatgggtaggtttttgcaaaaacaccatattttgagcaaaaagcagaaataattccatttttatgacggacttttcatagagatccgattcagagcgatctttaaaacagacacggacatgcagcagcttggcatagggcaatacttccggttttaaaaagttgcggaagggcgccacctggtggataatagcggtattgcggaaagacggaatatctcgtcattggcggggaagcgttttctcttaattgacgagaaatctcgtcaatggcggggaaagagttaatgacatgacaggggtgagtaaattatcgagattattgtgtgtttgtggggTATCCAACTCACTGTTGCAGTGGTCACAGGCATATATTTCTCCCTCCAAAGCCTCTGTCTCTGTAAACTTAGCAAGCATCTCCGTCAACCCACATGGAACCAGTGCGGC
The Paramisgurnus dabryanus chromosome 1, PD_genome_1.1, whole genome shotgun sequence genome window above contains:
- the metap2a gene encoding methionine aminopeptidase 2, with the protein product MEANGTELLPVEPGMDALIVNGGAAEHDADLSKKKKKKKKRSKIAVSVGHGEQGEDGEVDGKKPTEQQNLEENHREDDGEEDGEECDNVSGKKKKKKTKKKKGPKTQTDPPSIPICDLYPNGVFPVGEECEYPSSQDGRSAAWRTTNEEKRVLDKANEELWNDFRQAAEAHRQVRKYVKSWIKPGMAMIDICERLEDCSRKLIQENGLNAGLAFPTGCSLNNCAAHYTPNAGDPTVLQYDDVCKIDFGTHINGRIIDCAFTVTFNPKFDRLLEAVRDATNTGIKCAGIDVRLCDVGESIQEVMESYEVEIDGKTYQVKPIRNLNGHSIGQYRIHAGKTVPIVKGGEATRMEEGEVYAIETFGSTGKGAVHDDMDCSHYMKNFNVGHVPIRLPRAKHLLNVVNENFGTLAFCRRWLDRLGESKYLMALKNLCDLGIIDPYPPLCDTKGSYTAQFEHTILLRPTCKEVVSRGDDY